Proteins from one Ricinus communis isolate WT05 ecotype wild-type chromosome 9, ASM1957865v1, whole genome shotgun sequence genomic window:
- the LOC8269048 gene encoding protein FLX-like 1, with the protein MSGRNRGPPLTMKGVPPHGGMPPVIHEPHFGRGLGPMPPHPALLEELRESQFGLDPRRLPPHPAVMEERLAVQHQDIQGLLADNQRFSATHVALKQELEAAHHELERMAHYGNSLHVEKDVQMRELHEKSMRLEADLREVEAMRAELHHVRADIKELSEVRQELTGRVQMMTQDLARYNADLQQVPAVKADIESMKQQLQHARAAIDYEKKGYAENYEHGQVMEKKLIAMARELEKLRAEIANAEKRARAAAAVGNPGATYNANYGNSEAGYAGNPYPIGYGMNPVQANAESYPQYGVGPGSWGAYDMQRAQGHR; encoded by the exons ATGTCTGGGAGAAATCGTGGGCCTCCTCTTACGATGAAAGGCGTCCCTCCTCATGGGGGCATGCCGCCTGTCATCCATGAACCACATTTTGGTAGAGGGCTTGGACCCATGCCGCCCCATCCAGCCTTACTCGAGGAATTGAGAGAATCCCAATTTGGGTTGGATCCAAGGCGGCTGCCTCCTCACCCTGCGGTTATGGAGGAGCGTCTTGCTGTGCAACACCAAGATATTCAAGGTTTGTTGGCTGACAATCAGAGATTTTCTGCAACCCATGTTGCGCTTAAGCAGGAACTGGAAGCTGCTCATCATGAGTTGGAAAGGATGGCACACTATGGGAACTCATTGCATGTGGAGAAGGATGTGCAGATGAGGGAATTGCATGAGAAGTCTATGAGGTTGGAGGCCGATCTTCGTGAGGTGGAGGCTATGCGCGCCGAGCTTCATCATGTTCGTGCTGATATTAAGGAACTTAGTGAAGTGAGGCAAGAACTTACAGGTCGTGTACAAATGATGACTCAAGATTTGGCTAGGTATAATGCGGATTTGCAACAAGTGCCAGCTGTGAAGGCTGACATAGAAAGTATGAAACAACAATTGCAGCATGCACG AGCTGCCATTGACTATGAGAAGAAAGGATATGCTGAAAATTATGAGCATGGTCAGGTGATGGAGAAGAAATTGATTGCAATGGCTCGGGAGTTGGAGAAGCTCCGTGCAGAGATTGCTAATGCAGAGAAGAGAGCTCGTGCTGCTGCCGCTGTAGGAAATCCAG GTGCAACTTATAATGCAAACTATGGCAATTCTGAAGCTGGTTATGCAGGAAATCCATATCCTATCGGCTATGGCATGAATCCT GTGCAAGCTAATGCTGAAAGTTATCCTCAGTATGGAGTTGGACCTGGTTCGTGGGGTGCATATGATATGCAGCGAGCTCAAGGTCACAGATAG